Proteins encoded by one window of Halosolutus amylolyticus:
- a CDS encoding type II glyceraldehyde-3-phosphate dehydrogenase, whose amino-acid sequence MIQVAVNGYGTIGKRVADAVRQQPDMEALGVAKTRPNFEAETAVEKGFPLYAAVEERAELFAEAGLEIAGPVEDLVAEADVVVDATPSGIGAENKSLYEEYDTPALYQGGEDADVADVSFNARSNYEDATGADHVRVVSCNTTGLSRVVAPLREAYGVEKVRATLVRRGGDPGQTSRGPINDILPNPVTIPSHHGPDVETIFPDLDIDTLGMKVPATLMHMHSLNVTLEEEVDAADVRELFAEESRLFLIPERMSIDGSGKLKEYALDAGRPRGDIWENAIWEESISTVGRDLYLFQGIHQESDVVPENVDAIRAVLGAADAAESIETTNETLGVGL is encoded by the coding sequence ATGATTCAGGTCGCCGTCAACGGCTACGGGACGATCGGCAAACGCGTCGCGGACGCCGTGCGACAACAGCCCGACATGGAGGCCCTCGGCGTCGCGAAGACCCGCCCCAACTTCGAGGCCGAAACGGCCGTCGAGAAGGGGTTCCCGCTCTACGCGGCCGTCGAGGAACGTGCGGAACTGTTCGCCGAGGCGGGGCTCGAGATCGCCGGCCCGGTCGAGGACCTCGTGGCCGAGGCCGACGTCGTCGTCGACGCCACGCCGTCGGGGATCGGTGCCGAGAACAAATCGCTCTACGAGGAGTACGACACGCCCGCGCTCTACCAGGGCGGCGAAGACGCCGACGTCGCGGACGTCAGCTTCAACGCCCGATCGAACTACGAGGACGCGACCGGGGCCGACCACGTCCGTGTCGTCTCCTGTAACACGACCGGGCTCTCGCGGGTGGTCGCTCCCCTGCGGGAGGCCTACGGCGTCGAGAAGGTCCGCGCGACGCTCGTCCGTCGCGGCGGCGACCCCGGCCAGACCTCCCGGGGCCCGATCAACGACATCCTGCCGAACCCGGTGACGATCCCCTCCCACCACGGGCCCGACGTCGAGACCATCTTCCCGGACCTCGACATCGACACGCTGGGGATGAAGGTGCCCGCGACGCTGATGCACATGCACAGCCTGAACGTCACCCTCGAAGAGGAGGTCGACGCCGCTGACGTCCGCGAGTTGTTCGCCGAGGAATCGCGCCTGTTCCTGATCCCCGAGCGGATGTCGATCGACGGCAGCGGCAAACTCAAGGAGTACGCGCTTGACGCGGGTCGCCCGCGGGGAGACATCTGGGAGAACGCGATCTGGGAGGAGTCGATCTCGACCGTCGGCCGGGACCTGTACCTGTTCCAGGGCATCCACCAGGAGAGCGACGTCGTGCCGGAGAACGTGGACGCGATCCGGGCCGTCCTCGGCGCGGCCGACGCCGCGGAGAGTATCGAGACGACGAACGAGACCCTCGGCGTCGGACTCTGA
- a CDS encoding 50S ribosomal protein L16 translates to MSDKPASMYREISKPAYTRREYITGIPGSKIAQHKMGDIGADPEDYPVQISLVTEEEVQIRHGSLEASRLSANRHMLKNAGEGNYKMILRKFPHHVIRENKQATGAGADRVSDGMRQAFGKIVGTAARIDAGDRIFTVWCDVDDAEHAKEAFRRAYNKITPPCRVVVEKGEEKLIA, encoded by the coding sequence ATGTCCGACAAACCCGCCTCAATGTACCGGGAGATCAGTAAGCCGGCCTACACGCGCCGCGAATACATTACTGGAATCCCCGGATCGAAGATCGCACAGCACAAGATGGGCGACATCGGGGCCGACCCCGAGGACTACCCCGTCCAGATCAGCCTCGTCACCGAAGAGGAGGTCCAGATCCGTCACGGATCGCTCGAGGCCTCCCGTCTCTCGGCCAACCGGCACATGCTCAAGAACGCCGGCGAGGGCAACTACAAGATGATCCTGCGCAAGTTCCCCCACCACGTCATCCGGGAGAACAAGCAGGCGACGGGTGCGGGTGCGGACCGTGTTTCCGACGGGATGCGCCAGGCCTTCGGGAAGATCGTGGGCACCGCGGCCCGCATCGACGCCGGCGATCGCATCTTCACTGTCTGGTGTGACGTCGACGACGCCGAACACGCCAAGGAAGCGTTCCGCCGCGCCTACAACAAGATCACGCCGCCGTGCCGCGTCGTCGTCGAGAAGGGCGAAGAGAAACTGATCGCATAA
- a CDS encoding ABC transporter ATP-binding protein has translation MPPAIETVDLVKEYGDLRALQELSLTVEEGEFFGLLGPNGAGKTTFINTLVGLVRKTGGEARVFGYDVEDEYQQARDAIGLAPQEFNVDRFFPIKEVLMHKAGYHGIPTAEAADRADEALKRVGIYDKRHERFDWLSGGMKRRLLLARALVTDPDLLILDEPTAGVDVQLRHDLWELVTELNEEGTTILLTTHYIEEAERLCDRVAIVNEGRKVTVATPDELKGRGTDTVDVRLESPPATAPDLGPYAHETTLSGDRLEVRVDDGGSTAPRLLNDLEASGYEIADLEISRTSLEEIFVDLTERDDRTVTRSSVESGDDSDGDGGRDTATSGEERTREQEGVA, from the coding sequence ATGCCACCGGCCATCGAGACCGTCGATCTGGTGAAGGAGTACGGCGATCTCCGCGCCCTCCAGGAGCTATCGTTGACCGTCGAGGAAGGCGAGTTCTTCGGCCTGCTCGGCCCAAACGGGGCTGGGAAGACGACGTTCATCAACACGCTGGTGGGTCTCGTCCGCAAGACCGGCGGCGAGGCGCGGGTCTTCGGCTACGACGTCGAGGACGAGTACCAGCAGGCCCGCGACGCCATCGGGCTCGCGCCACAGGAGTTCAACGTCGATCGCTTCTTCCCGATCAAGGAGGTGCTGATGCACAAGGCCGGCTACCACGGGATTCCGACGGCGGAGGCCGCCGATCGCGCCGACGAGGCCCTCAAACGCGTCGGGATCTACGACAAGCGCCACGAGCGGTTCGACTGGCTCTCCGGCGGGATGAAGCGCCGACTCCTGCTCGCGCGGGCGCTCGTTACGGACCCCGATCTGCTCATTCTCGACGAGCCGACTGCGGGCGTCGACGTCCAGCTTCGTCACGACCTCTGGGAACTGGTGACCGAACTCAACGAGGAAGGGACGACGATTCTTCTCACTACGCACTACATCGAGGAGGCCGAACGGCTCTGCGATCGCGTCGCGATCGTGAACGAGGGTCGGAAGGTGACCGTCGCGACCCCGGACGAACTGAAAGGACGCGGGACCGACACCGTCGACGTCCGCCTCGAGTCCCCGCCGGCGACCGCACCCGACCTCGGCCCGTACGCACACGAAACGACGCTCTCGGGCGATCGGCTCGAGGTCCGCGTCGACGACGGCGGTTCGACCGCGCCGCGACTGCTCAACGACCTCGAGGCGAGCGGATACGAGATCGCCGACCTCGAGATCTCTCGAACGTCGCTCGAGGAAATCTTCGTCGATCTGACCGAGCGTGACGATCGGACCGTCACCCGGTCCTCGGTGGAGAGCGGGGACGATAGCGACGGGGACGGCGGTCGTGACACCGCGACGAGCGGCGAAGAACGGACGCGAGAACAGGAGGGGGTCGCCTGA
- a CDS encoding site-2 protease family protein: MKSFRIGSLFGIPIKLDLTFLLVLPLFAYLIGAQIEDVAEILNEFLAAGIDVGSITAGSMPWVLGFAAAVGLFVGVVLHELGHSLTAQRYGFPIDSITLWLFGGIAALSEMPEDWRKEFTIAIAGPIVSVLVGIGSFALFSVTPESLGGPRFVLGYLAVLNVALAIFNMIPAFPMDGGRILRALLARGQPYAKATQQAASIGKLFAIFMGLFGLLAFNIILIGVAFFVYIAASSEAQQVTMKAAFQDVTVSDIMTPAVDLHTVEPDTTVADLIQRMFTERHTGYPVIDTSMGDERLVGLVTLTDAREIDPVERDAFTVADVMTTDLKTITADSDAMTAIERMQRDNIGRLLVVDRGDDRFGSQANEDGDLVGLISRSDLMTALNIVQESGAENLTGRPRAAD, encoded by the coding sequence ATGAAGAGTTTCCGGATCGGGTCCCTGTTCGGCATCCCGATCAAACTCGACCTCACGTTCTTGCTGGTCCTCCCGCTGTTCGCGTACCTCATCGGGGCCCAGATCGAAGACGTCGCCGAGATTCTAAACGAGTTCCTCGCCGCGGGGATCGACGTCGGATCCATCACGGCCGGATCGATGCCGTGGGTCCTCGGGTTCGCCGCCGCGGTCGGCCTGTTCGTCGGGGTCGTCCTCCACGAACTCGGCCACTCGCTGACCGCCCAGCGGTACGGGTTCCCGATCGACTCCATCACCCTCTGGCTGTTCGGCGGAATCGCCGCCCTCTCGGAGATGCCCGAGGACTGGCGAAAGGAGTTCACCATCGCCATCGCGGGCCCGATCGTCTCCGTGCTGGTCGGGATCGGATCGTTCGCGCTCTTTTCGGTGACGCCCGAGTCACTCGGCGGTCCGCGGTTCGTGCTCGGCTATCTCGCCGTCCTGAACGTCGCGCTCGCGATCTTCAACATGATCCCCGCGTTCCCGATGGACGGCGGCCGGATCCTCCGGGCGCTGCTCGCCCGCGGACAGCCCTACGCCAAGGCGACCCAGCAGGCCGCCAGCATCGGGAAACTGTTCGCGATCTTCATGGGCCTGTTCGGCCTGCTCGCGTTCAACATCATCCTCATCGGCGTCGCCTTCTTCGTCTACATCGCCGCCTCGAGCGAGGCCCAGCAGGTGACGATGAAAGCCGCCTTCCAGGACGTCACCGTCAGCGACATTATGACGCCCGCGGTCGATCTCCACACCGTCGAACCGGACACGACGGTCGCGGACCTGATCCAGCGGATGTTCACCGAGCGTCACACCGGCTACCCGGTCATCGACACCTCGATGGGCGACGAACGACTCGTCGGCCTCGTGACGCTGACCGACGCCCGCGAGATCGACCCCGTCGAGCGCGACGCTTTCACCGTCGCGGACGTGATGACGACCGACCTGAAGACGATCACCGCCGACTCGGACGCGATGACCGCGATCGAGCGCATGCAAAGGGACAACATCGGACGACTGCTGGTCGTCGATCGGGGGGACGATCGGTTCGGTTCGCAGGCCAACGAGGACGGCGACCTCGTCGGGCTGATCTCGCGATCGGACCTGATGACGGCCCTGAACATCGTCCAGGAGAGCGGTGCCGAGAACCTGACCGGACGACCGCGGGCCGCGGACTGA
- a CDS encoding ATP-grasp domain-containing protein codes for MIDLAVANDQETFQRMREPLSDRGIRAHHVPLSERTVPLGEDAPWSADDYDVGFVYPGRMMEGGVGDAILDVPWLNDRDAVLTSRNKAEVIARLDRAGLPVPESVYVSNDVGEDELARVFDRFDPPVVVKPNSTTRGVGVAKAHDLDSFLGICDYLSLVHDYRATGDRSFLVQEYLPDATDYRVMLVEGEYVGAVERRLPEDAVREGQWKHNVHRGAEATGVDLPAAWREIAAAVAAELEIPFLGVDLLVTDDAVVVNETNARPTIDTATKYEPDFYDRLAGAIRTASER; via the coding sequence ATGATCGATCTCGCGGTCGCGAACGACCAGGAGACGTTCCAGCGAATGCGCGAGCCGCTGTCCGATCGGGGCATCCGGGCCCACCACGTCCCCCTGAGCGAGCGGACGGTGCCGCTGGGCGAGGACGCCCCGTGGTCGGCGGACGACTACGACGTCGGGTTCGTCTACCCGGGTCGCATGATGGAGGGTGGCGTGGGCGACGCGATTCTCGACGTGCCGTGGCTCAACGATCGCGACGCCGTACTCACGTCGCGGAACAAGGCCGAAGTGATCGCGCGACTCGATCGGGCCGGGCTTCCGGTGCCGGAGTCGGTGTACGTCTCGAACGACGTCGGCGAGGACGAACTCGCGCGGGTCTTCGATCGGTTCGACCCGCCGGTCGTCGTCAAACCGAACTCGACGACTCGCGGGGTGGGCGTGGCGAAGGCCCACGACCTCGATTCCTTTCTGGGCATCTGTGATTACCTCTCGCTGGTGCACGACTACCGGGCCACCGGCGATCGATCGTTTCTCGTCCAGGAGTACCTCCCCGACGCGACCGACTACCGGGTGATGCTGGTCGAGGGCGAGTACGTCGGGGCGGTCGAGCGTCGCCTCCCCGAGGACGCGGTACGGGAGGGCCAGTGGAAACACAACGTCCACCGCGGGGCCGAGGCGACCGGCGTCGACCTCCCCGCGGCGTGGCGCGAAATCGCCGCGGCCGTCGCGGCCGAACTCGAGATTCCGTTCCTCGGCGTCGACCTCCTCGTGACGGACGACGCCGTCGTGGTCAACGAGACGAACGCCCGGCCGACGATCGATACCGCCACGAAGTACGAACCGGACTTCTACGATCGGCTGGCAGGGGCGATACGCACGGCTTCGGAGCGGTAG
- a CDS encoding MarR family transcriptional regulator has product MMEQELATDHLDRLPTELDSPQAKLVYLYLDATGGSTVADLKETLAMQKIAILSVLASLSKQGLVAKEGETYVPIE; this is encoded by the coding sequence ATGATGGAACAAGAACTCGCAACTGACCACCTCGACCGCCTTCCCACCGAACTCGACTCGCCGCAGGCGAAACTCGTCTACCTCTATCTCGACGCGACCGGGGGCTCGACCGTCGCCGACCTGAAGGAGACGCTGGCGATGCAAAAGATCGCGATCCTGAGTGTTCTCGCGTCGCTCTCGAAGCAGGGCCTCGTCGCGAAAGAGGGCGAGACGTACGTCCCGATCGAGTGA
- a CDS encoding Hsp20/alpha crystallin family protein, producing MRRDDRDEPFDDLFREIERMMNEMMNGADNVDFESSSNVDNGFGMDTHVSIHETDDEVRVVADLPGVEKDNIELECDGKTLTISAESSHRQYDERVSLPKRVNEHTAAATYNNGVLEVVFDPAEQSSGISLE from the coding sequence ATGCGCCGAGACGACCGCGACGAACCCTTCGACGATCTGTTTCGCGAGATCGAGCGGATGATGAACGAGATGATGAACGGGGCCGACAACGTCGACTTCGAGTCCTCGAGCAACGTGGACAACGGCTTCGGGATGGACACCCACGTCTCGATCCACGAGACCGACGACGAGGTCCGTGTGGTGGCGGACCTCCCGGGCGTCGAGAAGGACAACATCGAACTCGAGTGCGACGGTAAGACCCTGACCATCTCCGCGGAAAGTAGCCACCGCCAGTACGACGAACGCGTCTCGCTCCCGAAACGCGTCAACGAACACACCGCCGCCGCGACCTACAACAACGGCGTCCTCGAAGTCGTCTTCGACCCGGCCGAACAGTCCTCCGGAATCAGTCTCGAGTAA